One Salvelinus alpinus chromosome 9, SLU_Salpinus.1, whole genome shotgun sequence genomic window, ggtgggggggggggtgacattgTTATATTATTGTTCTTGTTAGGTTCAAACCTTCCAACTACCTTCCAAAGACGTCGATCACCTGGTGGGAAAGACTATGAGAAAAAAATCCACAGCTTGTGGATACATCTGTGGCGTTTCAGAGTTGAAGATGGGATACCTGGGTAAATACTTTCACGCAGTTCTACAGCAAGCTGATAGGCCGATGGACATTCTCATTTTGGAACCAGAGCAACGAAAACGTTTTTCAGGAGCCGAGAAGAAGGTCAATCAAACAGTGTAATAAGTTTGATCGTGTCTGGTTTATAGTATAATAAGCTTGATCGTGTCTGGTTTATAGTATCATAAGCTTGATCGTGTCTGGTTTATAGTATCATAAGCTTGATCGTGTCTGGTTTATAGTATAATAAGCTTGATCGTATCTGGTTTATAGTATCATAAGCTTGATCGTGTCTGGTTTATCGTATCATAAGCTTGATCGTATCTGGTTTATAGTATAATAAGCTTGATCGTGTCTGGTTTATAGTATAATAAGCTTGATCGTGTCTGGTTTATAGTATAATAAGCTTGATCGTGTCTGGTTTATAGTATAAGCTTGATCGTGTCTGGTTTATCGTATCATAAGCTTGATCGTATCTGGTTTATAGTATAATAAGCTTGATCGTGTCTGGTTTATAGTATAATAAGCTTGATCGTGTCTGGTTTATAGTATAATAAGCTTGATCGTGTCTGGTTTATAGTATAATAAGCTTGATCGTATCTGGTTTATAGTATAATAAGCTTGATCGTGTCTGGTTTATAGTATAATAAGCTTGATCGTGTCTGGTTTATAGTATAATAAGCTTGATCGTGTCTGGTTTATAGTATAATAAGCTTGATCGTGTCTGGTTTATAGTATAATAAGCTTGATCGTGTCTGGTTTATAGTATAATAAGCTTGATCGTGTCTGGTTTATAGTATAATAAGCTTGATCGTGTCTGGTTTATAGTATAATAAGCTTGATCGTGTCTGGTTTATAGTATAATAAGCTTGATCGTGTCTGGTTTATAGTATAAGCTTGATCGTGTCTGGTTTATCGTATCATAAGCTTGATCGTATCTGGTTTATAGTATAATAAGCTTGATCGTGTCTGGTTTATAGTATAATAAGCTTGATCGTGTCTGGTTTATAGTATAATAAGCTTGATCGTGTCTGGTTTATAGTATAATAAGCTTGATCGTATCTGGTTTATAGTATAATAAGCTTGATCGTGTCTGGTTTATAGTATAATAAGCTTGATCGTGTCTGGTTTATAGTATAATAAGCTTGATCGTGTCTGGTTTATAGTATAATAAGCTTGATCGTGTCTGGTTTATAGTATAATAAGCTTGATCGTGTCTGGTTTATAGTATAATAAGCTTGATCGTGTCTGGTTTATAGTATAATAAGCTTGATCGTGTCTGGTTTATAGTATAATAAGCTTGATCGTGTCTGGTTTATAGTATAATAAGCGTAATATAGTGGTGTAATATTGACTGTCTTTATTCGTCTCTTTTTCCAGGTTAAGCTGAAGGGAATCTCATTTGAGAAACTTGGCATAAACAAGTACAAAGACGGCATAAAGTTCACAAACAAATCCAAATTGACTTTCATGAAACGCAAAAAGCCTACAGAAGGAAGCCACCGCTGAGCAAATATAAGAAATATTTTGAATTAAAGATGCATAGACCTACTACGTCAGAACACGCTCTCTCACTGACAGTGTGGAGTTCAATGTTCTGACCAAAGGGAATTAAGCCTACGTTGTTTTATTTGAAGTAGCCATTAGAGCTGCACCGTGACAGCAATCACCATATCTAACCACTTGcagtaggcctactgcagcttaCAGGAAATTGAGTAGCTATAGATTGACTGTGTATTAGCCTACAGTTTGTGAAATAACTATTCCAAACACAACATAGCATGTAGCCTAGTGCCATCTACACATTGCATTGGGCAAAACAACCAGCGTTTTAACATTCATTTGCAACTGTTATTTCGCTTCTTAATGTTTACTTAGTAGCCAGTTCCACCACTGGGCGGCTAATTTATGTTCATGATACTATATAACCTATTATTAGTAACCGAATACAATCAGAATGTAATAAAAGTTTAGAAATGTGTACTTTTAGACATTAACCCCATTTGGTctcatttttttattattttggccCTGTGAAGTGGCCACTTCAGTGCACAGTCATCATGATCTACAATAACTTGTTTTAAAATAGTCATGTGGTCATCATCGTACACAACACATGCCTGCCTCTGGGTCTTTCTGAACATAGTCCAATGACGTATAAACACAATAGCCTTGTCCAATAGTGTGTGGGCAAAGGGTACATCAGTTGTTCATTGCCCTTTATTCAGTAGTACTTAAAATACTGAGGTTCTTGCAGTTTAGTTTGTAAACATCTTGAAATACCAAGATATTTGGTGGCATCCTCAGACGATGGGAGTACTTCACCTGCAGGGCTTCTTTTTGAACAAAACAGAACACACAATCACTCACGGCCCCACAAATATGTTATGTCCATAGTCTACTGTATATTAGTAATAATATAGCAGTAAACTCAAATGATAAAATCAGCAAATGCTTGGAAACAaaataaataagcaaagagaaggaCAATGGAAAGAAACAAGTTAGGAAGACAGACACTGGGGAGTTTGTAAATGTTGTCACGTCACTGGACAGGCACTGGGactacacaacacacagacacattgaaTATTAGGGAAAAATGGTTTAATTTTGGAGACAGAGGCAAAGAAACACACCACACATGAACAAACATTTACCAAATAAAACATTGACTGATTTCGAACTACACACCACTGCTTCTATGGGAAAAATAGAAATATCTACCAACAGGTAAAGGAAAAAGCCCAGAAACTAAACAAATATTAAACTAAGACATTTATCTATCCATACAAGTTGTCTATAATAAGCCCAGATGGTCATTTTTAATAAACATGTGGACAGAGCACAGCACTAACATGAAACTGACCACGATTTTAGAGGatccccaccccccccccaatatAGAAACTGAATAACGAAGTGAGGAACATGTAGAATGCAAGTTAATTAAATCAAAATTAAGGTTATTTATTTAAGAAACAAAAAAACATACTATCAGAAATGTTATCATTGACGACCACCAAGAAGCCAAACTCAAGACTAGCACATTCAAGGCGAGGGCCTtagagaggacagacattttttttttttcaatatatatttttttctttaattatTTCCAATATAAAAAAAGCTTCACTGGTACAAAATACATATGCACAACCAGTATTGTAGAAATTGGAAAGAGCCAGTTTGTCATttcatttttttctccaaatcCCACCCAAATTTCAAAagtttaattaaaaacaaaaatcactactgtaaatgttttacagaTCAACATGATGGACCGCGACTTTGGCTTTTCTCAAGACAACAAACATCTATCAAATAATTTATGTGGAGAAGAACATGAAGTCCTATCAATTATTAAATCAGATAAGAAAAAAGAGGGTACAGAAAAAAAGGACTGATTTTTGACCAAGACAATATCTAAGCGATGCAAAGCTACCACACTTTGTCAAACAGCACTTCAGAGTATGAGAATAGAAAAACGGTGACCAGTGATAGAGATACTGCGAAAAGTCCCAagatgcaccctattccctacatagtgcactacttttgaccagattaaatgggccctggccaaaagtagtgcactacgcagggaatttgggtgccatttggaattagTCCTAAAAATGATGGTTGTGACGGAAGCCCCCGAAGTGAGAGTTTCTAGTTCCTATACCCTGACCCATGTGTGATTTTTATATTGTGCTTATATTTCAACATTTACGGTAACACTTTACAATACAGTTGTATAACTACCCATTATAATCAATTAAAATATTTACTAACATTTGTTAACAGTTTGTTGTAGCCTACATACCAAATTGTTTAACAAACTGTTATATAGTCAATGTTAATAATGCACCACTACCCAGGTTTTGGTTAACGTGAAAAGGATTACTATTCTATaatcaataaatcaaatcaatataCAGTAACTTTACCATTTTACCCAACAACTAGGCATTCATATTATAGCAAATACATTGTCTGTGACTGTACCGCAAAGCACTCAACTTTGTCCACTCACTAACAGGGTGATTTGTCTTCAAAAAGGTTTGGGTTGTTCAATGTATGATAATATTCACAAATTACTTGCCAATGTGTTAAAATTCAGTACATCACGTACCATTTGAAGCAATAACATCACAAAGTGGGAAACACAGCGGGTGATTTAGCCTTAATGACACACTGGTATGTATATTATAACAAAAGCAAACTGAGCGTTCCTAACTGCAGTAATCTCTAGTCCCTAAACCATGGCCTAATAGCATCTGTGTAGGCAGTTTCTAGATATATGGCACTGAGTGTTGTATATTGGGATAGAAAAACTCACTGCAAAAAGCACATTCCCCATCTTATTCAACATAAAATGTTTATTAGTGGTACCTTGGTAGTTCTGGGAAGTGCCACCAACccatgcttaaaaaaaaaaaaaacagatttgcaaaaaaaaaaaaaaaaagtttacattGCCTCCAATATTTCTGCTTATAAACAGACAAAACCAAATCACTACCATTCAACAACAAACACTTCAAATCTTCTCAAGTGCTGCTAGAACTTTCAAgctaaaaaaaagaagaaaaaaaaagaaaacgggTGATTTGcaataaaataattatttaaaaaagtGAACCAAAACTGAAAAATGCATTTTGTGGCTCGTTAATCCCAAGTCTGTTGAGAGAAAGACACCGTAGGCAGTGCTTGGCATCTTCCACACAGAGCTGAATCTCAAACACGAAGGACCCTGAGTTGACGACCCTTGTTTAGCGCCTTCTGGGTCATATTCATAAAGCGCCGTGTGCCGATTTAGGATCAGCTTTTGAGTTTGTATcatataatgaataagattacatgaacaggtgggacctgatcctaggcGCTTTGTGAATATGGGATCAGGTACGCATATTTTTGGGGGAACCTTTCTTTGGGGCGGGAAACAAGATGCGGGGGGAGGGGGCTGGATGTAAATTATTTGCGCTGTCCCATCATCTCTGCAGTACAACTAACAGAAAGTAGGCTGGTCCATTATCAACCCAATAAAGACACTTCTGTTCTGAGTAGTAAACTTTATGCCGAAACATGGAATGCTTTTGTAAACCAACActtttggtgtgggggggggggggttcaacagTGACCGTTTTGAATAGaaaattattttaatttttaaatgTTGGATTTCAACTATCTTATCACCAACAAATacattgtgtgagagagagagatctaataCAAAGTCACCTGTGTGATTTCACATTCAGGGGCTCCCAGTGTTCTTACTGTCACAGAACAAAGTGTGTGTTGAGAAATTGGGCACTCACATGAAAGCATATTGTAAGAactagagaaaaaaaaaaaagaaaaaaaaaaactgcgAGTTTGACACATGGGCACTTTAAACAAAAACACCGTCTGTCTTCTGTGGTAACAGACATTATCTTGCAATATGAGGTATCCATAAGCAAAAACATCCATTTACGAAATCATCAACAAGAAATTCACACAAAAAAAATTCTCAAGACCATAAGAATTTAACACTAAATTGAAACTATTTTCTTTTAACGTAGGAAAAAACAAATTTAGTCATATATATTCCCCAAGATGAGACAATGACAATCTACTTAACTGAAAAAAAGTTGCAGAGGTTAAAAATAGCAAATAACCCAGGAAGGAATTCTGACAACACGTGTAAGTATCAATTACATCACCGCTAGTAACGACAGTTATTTTTTTGAAAGGCTGTGTTGTGTTGACCGAGcaaacagtcccccccccccccctaaccatttaaaaacatatacacttAGACCCTAGATGACATTACAACATAATCTACAAAAAGAACCCCAAAGTTAACCTGGGTTTCTGTTTTACTTAGCTTTAAACTTCTATAGATTCAATGGTATAAAATATAGGTAATCTAAGTGTGCATTTAAACCACAGATTGTCTATTTGTGAATCACTTCTAAAAAAAGTTCAGACTCGTAGTAGGTAGTAATTTCCCCTAGTAGTCAAGAGCAAATCTACCTCCGTTGTGCCGTCAAATATTTTTGAAAAaaagaataaaacaaaaataggcaaatacacatattttcattaaatgaAAGCCAAgagtcacttttttttttaacagccTTGGTGACAAAATTGAAAATTGAAAACCCTAACAGAGCACTGAGGGGCAATTCTGGTTGATAATCAGACTAGTTTTTTTAAGTGTTGCGAGTCGAGTGGTCTTAGGTTGCGGTctaaaatggtaccctattccctacatagtgcactacttttgactagagcccaggGCCCGGGtaaaaagtagtgaactacataggagacaggggtgccattttggacacagcaTTATTTTGTTGTTTCAGAAGCAGACATATTGCTAATGGCACAAAGTAGCACAGCGCTGTGCTAGTCCCTGTATTCAAACTTTCAAGTGAACTttatactgagagagagaagaggtaaaaAAAGAAACAAGCAACAGAAACAAGCAaattacaaaacaaaaataacaatCCCACAGGCTTttaaaacaagtttttttttttttttttttttgcatttgcagaaaatgtacaaaaacaaagtattttaaatgaaatgagctCAGGTAAGATTTCACATTGATTTTGCTTGACCGACCTCCCCTCACATTTTATACAGGAACAAAGAAAAACGAAGTTgcatgcaaaaaaaataaaatcatCTCTCTATCCAAAATGGCagcctcttccctatatagtgcagtaacTTGCACCGGTCAAAAAGGCTCTGGGCAGAAgcagtgcaccatatagggaacagggggccatttTGGACACACCCAATCATGTTGAGCTAAGGTCAAATGTCATAGGTCAAAGGTCAGCGGGGTGTGTgcccaggtagcctattggtcaGGCGAGCTTTAGAGACAATGgtgggaggatgaggaggagtagCCGGGAGGAAGAGGAGTTTGGAGTCGGTTTTCAACACCATGAGGACATGCTAGGCTAACGATGAGCAAACAGGCATGAAGATTTGTTCTAAAAAAAAGGGAAGAAAAAACacggagagatgtagagaggagaggagagaaagagaggagaggagaggagaggagaggagagaaaaagaagtTAGACAGAGCCACAGCACAATAACCTTTCAACCATGAGGCACAATCAACAAACAACTGCCAGTCACCACACATAACATAACTGCAAATCAGGGACAAGCTTTCCCTACACACAGAACAATACACAGGTTTGACACAGGAAATGACATCACTAGATGCATGGTAGACTAAGACAAACTGATCCATCTCCAACCAGTCAGTCCCTTTAGGGAAGACTTGGATAGATGGATGGAATGATTGGAAGAAgttgagagaggagagcagaggtagCCCCAGCAGCTTGACATGGATtagattgagaaagagagagagagagaaaaagatggaagcagagagagaacataaaAGCGAGCTTCACATAGAGATCAATGCGACAGAATGAAGACCAAGAGCTTTGACAGTATCAAGCGTGTCTGATCCTTAGTCAacctgtatttaaaaaaaaaactttgtagAGGTAATGAAATGGTATGGAAATAATCAAATCTGATGCTCCCTCTTATAGCAGTCGACACAGAGGACCCCCTTGAACATTGGCTCCATTGATAGCTATAAATAAATCATATAAATTAAAACACTTTATACGACTCTTAAAAAATGACATGAAACTGTAAAAGGAATGGATGGTGTACTAAACGTGTAGAGAGATAAGATCGTAACTGTTAAGAGAATAATAAATCGACGACGCAAGTGGTGAGAGTTGGTATGACACCAACAGCACCTTTCAGCCACACCCCAGTGAAATAAGTCTCTGCTGTGTTGATCGGATGGCCTCGGCTCAAGTCGTGGGTTGGCTAGCTGGTTGGGCAGACTTAGACTTACCCTAGCAGTGCTAACACAGAGCCAGGGGGAAGGCCCCTGCCCTGGGTACGATCAGTAGGGTTTGCTGTCATTCTTGGAGCGCTTCAGCTGCACCTTGAGCCTCTTCATGCCGATCTGGAAGCCGTTCATGGCCTGGATGGCGGCCTGCGCCGACACTGGATTGTCGTAGCTAACGAACCCTGAGGAATGGACAAGGGAAAGATAAATACTAGATTGACATAGCTGACGAACCCTGAGGAATGGAGAATACTAGTAAAAAGCCATTAAAAGTTATATTTCgtataaccaacagtgcaaaaagcAAGTTGGCGAGAGACGTTTGTGGGAAACTCAACTCTTAGGTAAGCAATAAAACATTGATCTATGCATTTTAGAATTGGAGCAACACAAATGATTTTACCATGGCCATCTCCATGCTCATGTTTAAGGGGTAGAAGACGACCGTACGTACCGAAGCACTTGCTCAGATTGGTCTGTTTGTCAATGAAGACTTTGGCAGAGACAACGTTTCCGAAAGGCATGAACATCTGAAGGACATCCTGGTCTCCAAACTCCTGGGGCAGGTGATAGATGAACAGGTTAGCCCCCTCAGGACCTGTGggaagagatggatagagagatgtgAGAAAGGTAGACTAAGGTCAACGGAAAAAACATTTTGACAGATCCAACAAACACCGACCTGGGTTCAAAACAGTATTTAAAATCTTTCCAATACTCAATCGTGCTTGATTGAGCTCGCCTGGcacaatggaatagtcccaaaagtgcaaagcCTGCCCATCTGCCACTCAAGGGCTCCCTGGTCAAAtctcccctaggtacagatctaggatcagtttcccatcccccaatcctaaccgtAAACATTATTGGGGGAAAaagcaaaactgacccaagattaAAGTTTAGGGGTTAACTTACAATACTTGTGGCAGTCTCAAGCAActactcaaagtatttgaaagaaagaCAATACTACCTGAACTCAGGTGTGCTTAGTGTGACTGGACTGACTCACCCTCCCTCTGGCTCCTGGCTAAAGGATCAAGGAAGTAGAGGATGCACTTTTTATACAGTACAAAAGACAAATTCAGTACAAAAgacaaaaaaagtatgaaaatgtacgtACTCACtactataagtcgctctggataagagcgtctgctaaatgaccacaatgaaaaaaacttttttttatcaTATCCAATAACCTCAATCAACCACATGGGCTGACAAGAGACTAGTTGACACACAGGATCAAAACAAAGCAATATTGGTAATTGGTGTGTGGCCTGAGACCCACCCTCCTTCTGGCTCCCCCCGGCTGCACCCTGCAGTAGGGACTGGCTGTAGAGGGAAGGCAGGGCGGAAGCAGTGTACTGCTGCATCCCTGAGTAAGCCTGGGTCAGGGCATCCATGGAGCTCGCTCCAGAGCCATTAGCCATCGAGGCCCCCAGGCCCCCGTTCATAGCAGCCATACCTAACACAGTAGACGGAAACATAGAATTTATTTGACAATTCAAAAATATAGATTACATGAACACAACAGCCAGAGAGGCTTCGACACCTACAGTCCTCTCTACCGTACAGTAGGGCCGGAACGATACCAGTATCGTGATAATCGTTactatcgtggcaaggaaacaaaacaagaAGCAGATTTCACTTCTTTAGATAAaaagccctaatgttggaaacaaacattattTTGTCATCCAGTCACAAGTATTGATTTTCCAAGTTACAGAACActattttacatacagtaagtttttaaaaaggaccaaagagtggtctgcttcgtgttttcattttttcCATGGGGGGGGGGAATTATAATAATTTTGCAATACCGCTATGGTCCGGGCCCTACCATACATGTAGTCATACATTTGAGATTCAATGAGGACTATAGTGGCTAGGTTCCCAGACACTAGCCTAGTCCTGGACAATTTATGGAGATTCTCCAAAGCCAGGACCAGGCAATCTGTGTCCATGAAACCAACCAGATACCTGAAGAACAGCAACAGAATGAAATGTATGATTTGAAAGACAGAAACAAAAGGGTTGAAGAAAAGGTAGTAAAGTCATTTTTTTTTGTGCGGTACTCACTGAGGGCATACTCACCGCTGACCCCCCCAGTGAGGGCGTTGAGGTTGTTGAGGCCCATGGAGGCCCCCGTCAGACCCCCGCCAAGGCCCTGGGTCAGGCCCAGAGAGGCCAGGGTGTTCATGGCTGCACCCGCGCTGGAACCTGCCGTCTGGCCTGCTGCCGGGGAGAGATCACCAGTAGGTAAACCGAGACTCACTCGCTACACAAACTAATCTATCAACTCAACTGATTAACTCACATAGtcgtaaaataaattaaaaagatAACAAAAGGCAAATAAACTACGCCTTATAGCAGGGCTCCTCAATAGGCAGCCTGGTGATTTTAATTTGGGtggccattttttttatttattataattttcGTTGTTGGACATGAGACTAAaaatcaccaggaaatcagctcaaagTGATTTTAATTGAGGAAATCAGTTGAAGTACTCCCGCATAACTAGAGAGGCATATCTGACCGTATCCCAATGTAACGAAGGTCGGAAAtgattctgtttttttgtcaaatACTATTATCTGTTTGGGATCGACGTGTACAAATTATTTATAACTATGTTACGCCCCCCCCGACCATCCTCTGGAGGATAGAACCCAGGCAAGACGAAGAGGTAGTTGTAATATTTTGTTGTCTGGCGACTTTTTAGAAATGACACAAAAGTAATAATGAGAGAAAGGGTTTGAACAGCCTACTCTATATTACCTGGACGTAAAAGAAAAGTGGTGTACCATATTTACCTGAGTTATAGAGATTACCTAAAGCGCCGTTGGCTGACATGGCGTTGGTGGAGCCGCCTGAGTTTTGGGCTGCAGAGGCGGCAGCTGCTAATGTGGCCAGGTTCTGCAGCTGCAGCTGGTTCACACCtggaagaggagacagaggaaggaTAATGATCGTAATCATTATAAGAAGTAATATTGTCATGATCAGCTGACGTGGCTGGAACCATGGGGAGGAGAGATAACGGCTATACCTCGATAAATATAACTAAGAACAGATTCCTATTCGCAATGACAACCCGAGAGTGGGAAATGGAGCTGCATCAGCTGTCCTTATGGGAGACCAGAAGAGCGGAATCATCGGCTTACAGAAGGAGATGGCAACAACAAGCACACTTCATATTATTGACATACAACAGGAAAACAAGTGACCCTAGCACACTACCGTGAGGCACTCCAAAGGTTTTTGATATTCAATCCTTTAAGTTTGTCCCCAGCAGACTTATGGTCTCCTACAATAGCTACTCTGATTAATCTTCCCAACGGTGATCTCATTCAAGGGTAATGTGATGTCAGTGGTTGTGAAACTATGTGGGAGTGAAGCGCTGAGTCAGAAGGTTGTTTACATAAACAGTTGTCTTTTTCTTCAAGTGGGTTGGAGTTATGGGGGGACATGAACAGGGACAGTGAGTGACTTACCTCCTAGTCTCTGCATGCCACCAAAAGTACTCTGGTTACCAAAAGTACTCTGGTTACCAAAAGTACTCTGGTTACCAAAAGTACTCTGGTTACTGGTAGCCGTCGCCTGTTGGAGCAACTGTAAAACAAAGCGAAAGAGAGTTCTAGAACAATAGAGCAAAGGAGAGACTTGTGCACTTTCTCAATTAGTTCAGGCTTTGTGAttcctcgcgtcctctctcctcaaaACTCACTGCAGGAGAAGGTCCGAGAGGGCCCTCGGATCTTCTCCTCAAATACGGTTTAAGAAAAAAGGCTAGGAGAGATGACAAGAACCCGAGGAAAAACAAAACGAGAAGGAGTCCATTACTTCAATGCCATGCTTTCCAACAATGATAAAATGTGTGTATATTTATGAAAAAGTATGTTGATGGTTTACAGTTACTGCCAGGTATTGTGGTGTGAGGCCTCCCAGGTTAATATAGTGTACTATGGAGTATTAAGCAGGGTCGGGATCGgaatcaattccatttcaattcagggagtacactgaaattccaattctccTCAATGGAAGAGGAAAATGTGGAAttgggtttactttctgaattgaccccaaacctggTATTAAGGTGTACTTACGGCTAAGTACTGTGGCGTGAGGCCTCCCAACCCTGCCAGATTTCCCCAGGTGGAGGCACTGTTAAGCTGCTGCATCTGTTGGGCCATCTGCTGCTGCAAGCGCCGCTGCTCCTTGTCCCTCTGAGTGTCCGCAAACTTACACACCATGGGAGAAGTGCAGccctgtaggggggggggggggggttagatatCACACCCAGTGAAATTCACATCCAGAAACACCATCGCTATAACAGAGGAAAATCTGCAAGGCCATTTGTCAGGAATCCATTGTAGGAGATGGACTACGTCCTGTGGTaatctgaaatatatttatttaaataagTTGCCAAAGTGTTGCATTCAAATAGTAAACAGAGATGGAACACACTGCCATGCATGACAAAGACAGGCAACATTCCACAGACAGACCCAGGAAGGGATAatgttcacagacagacagacagacccaggaaGGGATAATGTTCAGACACAGACCCAGGAAGGGATAATGTTCACAGACACAGACCCAGGAAGGGATAatgttcacagacagacagacccaggaaGGGATCatgttcacagacagac contains:
- the LOC139584273 gene encoding CUGBP Elav-like family member 2 isoform X13; this translates as MTSTYSGLDFHPDRMVESRLMMSSEDTTNGNKMNGSIENLETPDHDSIKMFVGQIPRSWTETELKELFEPYGAVHQINILRDRTATPPQSKGCCFVTFYTRKAALEAQNALHNIKTLTGMHHPIQMKPADSEKTNAVEDRKLFIGMVTKKYGENEVRLMFSAFGQIEECRILRGPDGLSRGCAFITFSTRAQAANAIKSLHHSQTMEGCTSPMVCKFADTQRDKEQRRLQQQMAQQMQQLNSASTWGNLAGLGGLTPQYLALLQQATATSNQSTFGNQSTFGNQSTFGNQSTFGGMQRLGGVNQLQLQNLATLAAAASAAQNSGGSTNAMSANGALGNLYNSGQTAGSSAGAAMNTLASLGLTQGLGGGLTGASMGLNNLNALTGGVSGEYALSMAAMNGGLGASMANGSGASSMDALTQAYSGMQQYTASALPSLYSQSLLQGAAGGSQKEGPEGANLFIYHLPQEFGDQDVLQMFMPFGNVVSAKVFIDKQTNLSKCFGFVSYDNPVSAQAAIQAMNGFQIGMKRLKVQLKRSKNDSKPY
- the LOC139584273 gene encoding CUGBP Elav-like family member 2 isoform X17, encoding MNGSIENLETPDHDSIKMFVGQIPRSWTETELKELFEPYGAVHQINILRDRTATPPQSKGCCFVTFYTRKAALEAQNALHNIKTLTGMHHPIQMKPADSEKTNAVEDRKLFIGMVTKKYGENEVRLMFSAFGQIEECRILRGPDGLSRGCAFITFSTRAQAANAIKSLHHSQTMEGCTSPMVCKFADTQRDKEQRRLQQQMAQQMQQLNSASTWGNLAGLGGLTPQYLALLQQATATSNQSTFGNQSTFGNQSTFGNQSTFGGMQRLGGVNQLQLQNLATLAAAASAAQNSGGSTNAMSANGALGNLYNSAGQTAGSSAGAAMNTLASLGLTQGLGGGLTGASMGLNNLNALTGGVSGMAAMNGGLGASMANGSGASSMDALTQAYSGMQQYTASALPSLYSQSLLQGAAGGSQKEARSQREGPEGANLFIYHLPQEFGDQDVLQMFMPFGNVVSAKVFIDKQTNLSKCFGFVSYDNPVSAQAAIQAMNGFQIGMKRLKVQLKRSKNDSKPY
- the LOC139584273 gene encoding CUGBP Elav-like family member 2 isoform X8, translating into MLEHSSDLALVQSLYVNSMRCPPSASAAGVPVRNEDLGSLSNGNKMNGSIENLETPDHDSIKMFVGQIPRSWTETELKELFEPYGAVHQINILRDRTATPPQSKGCCFVTFYTRKAALEAQNALHNIKTLTGMHHPIQMKPADSEKTNAVEDRKLFIGMVTKKYGENEVRLMFSAFGQIEECRILRGPDGLSRGCAFITFSTRAQAANAIKSLHHSQTMEGCTSPMVCKFADTQRDKEQRRLQQQMAQQMQQLNSASTWGNLAGLGGLTPQYLALLQQATATSNQSTFGNQSTFGNQSTFGNQSTFGGMQRLGGVNQLQLQNLATLAAAASAAQNSGGSTNAMSANGALGNLYNSGQTAGSSAGAAMNTLASLGLTQGLGGGLTGASMGLNNLNALTGGVSGMAAMNGGLGASMANGSGASSMDALTQAYSGMQQYTASALPSLYSQSLLQGAAGGSQKEGPEGANLFIYHLPQEFGDQDVLQMFMPFGNVVSAKVFIDKQTNLSKCFGFVSYDNPVSAQAAIQAMNGFQIGMKRLKVQLKRSKNDSKPY